A single Paenibacillus sp. FSL R5-0517 DNA region contains:
- a CDS encoding LacI family DNA-binding transcriptional regulator, producing the protein MATIKDVAKLAGVALSTASYALSGDSKVSAKTKAKVLEAARELNYRKNGFAMDLKRSRTNTIALILTDLSGPYYSELIRSVQDVALTNGYDLIACSSMGGRDSTAVRFLREKRVDGAIILAHNIHDDILVESAGQRFPIIVMDRQLSSDHLVNVLVDGEQGGYLATNHLIQSGHQKIAYISGPSNSYDNALRYQGYLRAMREAGLEEKSKWRLNGNFVREGGYSATKMMMMQGDLPSAVFYGNDEMAIGGLKALEERGISVPDDISVIGFDDIQLSEYVRPPLTTIRQPKHEAGSLAGHLLFQMLNGEAVDPSYTLTINLIERSSVRSV; encoded by the coding sequence ATGGCAACGATTAAGGATGTGGCAAAGCTGGCAGGTGTAGCACTCTCGACTGCTTCCTATGCGCTGAGCGGGGATAGCAAGGTTAGTGCCAAGACCAAGGCTAAGGTGCTTGAGGCAGCACGAGAACTGAATTACCGCAAGAACGGCTTTGCCATGGACCTAAAGCGCAGCCGGACGAACACGATCGCTTTGATCCTGACCGATCTGTCAGGCCCGTATTACTCGGAGTTGATCCGTAGTGTACAGGATGTAGCCCTCACGAACGGGTATGACCTGATTGCGTGCAGCTCCATGGGTGGACGGGATTCAACGGCAGTGAGATTTTTGCGTGAAAAAAGAGTAGACGGAGCCATCATCCTGGCGCATAACATCCATGATGATATTCTGGTGGAATCTGCGGGACAGCGCTTTCCGATCATTGTGATGGATCGTCAACTGTCGAGTGACCATTTGGTCAACGTGCTAGTGGATGGAGAGCAAGGCGGTTATCTTGCCACGAACCATCTGATCCAGTCTGGACATCAGAAGATTGCTTATATCAGTGGCCCATCCAACTCGTATGACAATGCACTCCGTTACCAAGGGTATCTGCGAGCGATGAGGGAAGCGGGACTTGAAGAAAAGTCCAAATGGCGTCTGAACGGCAACTTTGTGCGTGAGGGTGGATACAGTGCTACCAAGATGATGATGATGCAGGGTGATCTTCCCTCAGCGGTATTTTACGGTAACGATGAGATGGCCATTGGCGGCCTGAAAGCATTGGAAGAGCGTGGCATATCAGTGCCGGATGACATCTCCGTAATCGGTTTTGATGATATTCAGTTGTCGGAATATGTTCGTCCACCGCTGACAACGATACGCCAGCCGAAGCATGAAGCCGGGTCGCTCGCCGGACATCTGTTATTCCAGATGCTCAATGGCGAAGCGGTTGACCCTTCATATACGTTAACGATTAATCTGATCGAGCGCAGCTCTGTACGTTCGGTTTAG
- a CDS encoding ABC transporter substrate-binding protein: MNISKPTYHQKSLSRSISLQKIQSVPVALFKLCHLVQLHDREAFSRIDEMWNTLHVLYVVTAGQARIISAEGKLTLNAGSAVVRQAGNLLQHENKRGSLSPIQGIAIAFDSTENDHLSWPFGLPAPIVSRNLADKAVELVQACSKGQDSSPFRPHMLFYELLDILQDHVTHSAPEDHSWLDNVLRHIHQMYTHSLTREQLARDANVSPEHFSREFKKHTGLTFVEYVTRLRIRMAQEHLLIANPTLQEIAQLTGYRDTFYLSRKFKQMVGSAPTHYRKMPKKIVSLTYNYTASLLALGHTPHMGAVASWMEDKCGEPGHEGHETFEQHSEYELVKHPELIANAHPDVIIGYAPHPGSDELRVIAPTILMPFEELDWQEQLLHLGRVTGLESNARGLLDRYHQLEQEANHTLDQWMEGTRGSAVCIFMIGEDGAYIYGHGWGRASHVLYQSLGFTPPSQMVQDGQLLTGYVHVPLSEIHLYAADHMFVAYPEEPSEREKLDNLLNQEFWGTLSAVREGRVYEIDADTFYGFDPLSVMKQLQHIMHHLTS; encoded by the coding sequence ATGAATATTTCCAAGCCCACGTATCATCAAAAATCGCTGTCCCGCTCCATTTCCTTGCAGAAGATTCAGTCTGTACCGGTTGCCCTGTTCAAGCTGTGTCATCTGGTGCAGCTTCACGACCGCGAGGCATTCTCCCGCATAGATGAAATGTGGAACACACTTCATGTACTATACGTTGTTACCGCTGGTCAGGCCAGGATAATTAGTGCAGAGGGAAAACTCACATTAAATGCAGGATCCGCAGTCGTTCGGCAAGCCGGAAACCTGCTTCAGCACGAGAACAAGCGCGGCTCTCTGTCGCCCATACAGGGCATTGCGATTGCATTTGATTCCACTGAAAATGATCATCTGTCCTGGCCTTTCGGGTTACCAGCCCCCATTGTGAGCCGCAATCTCGCTGACAAGGCAGTAGAACTGGTCCAAGCCTGTTCGAAAGGTCAGGATTCCAGTCCTTTCAGGCCACATATGTTGTTCTATGAGTTACTGGACATCTTGCAAGATCATGTCACCCACTCTGCTCCTGAAGATCACTCCTGGCTCGATAACGTGCTCAGACATATCCATCAGATGTATACACATTCGCTGACCCGCGAACAATTGGCACGAGATGCCAATGTGAGTCCCGAGCATTTCTCGAGGGAGTTCAAGAAACATACTGGTCTTACTTTTGTTGAATATGTGACTCGTCTCAGAATCAGGATGGCCCAAGAGCATCTGTTGATCGCGAATCCTACGCTACAGGAAATTGCACAATTGACAGGCTACAGGGACACGTTCTATCTAAGCCGAAAATTCAAACAGATGGTTGGCTCAGCACCAACTCACTATCGGAAAATGCCCAAGAAGATTGTATCGTTGACTTACAACTATACAGCCTCACTTCTGGCACTGGGCCACACTCCTCACATGGGAGCGGTAGCAAGCTGGATGGAAGATAAATGTGGTGAACCTGGTCATGAGGGTCATGAAACATTTGAGCAGCATTCCGAATATGAGCTGGTTAAACATCCAGAGCTGATTGCAAATGCTCATCCTGATGTCATTATCGGATATGCACCACATCCCGGTTCAGATGAACTACGTGTAATCGCCCCAACCATTCTGATGCCCTTTGAGGAACTCGATTGGCAGGAGCAGCTTCTTCATCTGGGACGAGTTACCGGGCTTGAATCCAATGCACGGGGGTTATTAGATCGTTATCATCAACTTGAGCAAGAAGCCAATCATACGTTGGATCAATGGATGGAAGGAACACGCGGGTCCGCCGTTTGCATATTTATGATCGGAGAGGACGGCGCTTATATCTATGGTCATGGCTGGGGCAGAGCTTCCCATGTGCTGTATCAATCCCTTGGTTTCACCCCACCCTCACAGATGGTGCAGGATGGGCAGTTACTGACAGGGTACGTTCATGTTCCGTTATCCGAGATTCACTTGTATGCAGCAGATCACATGTTTGTTGCCTACCCTGAGGAACCCTCCGAGCGAGAAAAGCTGGATAACCTGCTGAATCAGGAATTCTGGGGTACCCTCTCCGCCGTTCGGGAAGGACGTGTATACGAGATCGATGCCGACACGTTCTACGGATTTGATCCTTTGTCCGTTATGAAGCAATTGCAGCATATCATGCATCACCTAACATCATAA
- a CDS encoding ABC transporter substrate-binding protein: MFAAKKRFSGLLLMLAIIMILAACSSGTGSTATEQTSATGAETTTASSETNTDTSSGSDNSNATRIYKSLSGDVEIPAEPKRIVTDMYVSDLLALGVKPVGAVQYYLENPFYADQVEGIESIGDRAAVSMEKVIAMNPDLIITYSDQASEIESYQKIAPTVVIPYGTFTNVHDEIRGFGELMNKSEAAEAWLKTYDERIEAARAKVKTVIKPEETFSILEVSDKSYYGYGDNFGRGGQAVYSALQLAPLEITKKELMGDTQWKEISREVVGDYAGDHIFLTVGENNKNYQGDSIWQSLPAVKNNQVYELLEDRYWYFDPIAIQGQAEEFADMIVERAEQNRK; this comes from the coding sequence ATGTTTGCTGCAAAAAAACGATTTTCCGGCTTGCTGCTTATGCTCGCCATCATTATGATTCTGGCTGCCTGTAGCAGCGGAACGGGCTCCACTGCCACCGAACAGACATCGGCAACGGGAGCTGAAACGACAACGGCCTCTTCGGAGACGAACACAGACACGTCGTCCGGTTCGGACAATTCGAATGCTACGCGAATCTACAAGTCATTAAGCGGGGATGTTGAAATTCCGGCTGAACCCAAACGGATCGTGACCGATATGTACGTAAGTGATCTGCTTGCACTGGGTGTGAAACCTGTTGGTGCTGTTCAATATTATTTGGAAAACCCGTTCTATGCAGATCAGGTGGAGGGCATTGAAAGCATCGGTGATCGGGCAGCGGTATCGATGGAGAAGGTCATTGCCATGAACCCGGATCTGATCATTACCTACTCTGACCAAGCAAGTGAAATTGAGAGTTATCAAAAGATCGCACCTACCGTAGTAATTCCTTATGGTACATTCACCAATGTACATGACGAAATTCGGGGATTCGGAGAGCTGATGAACAAATCCGAAGCAGCCGAAGCTTGGCTGAAAACGTACGACGAACGGATTGAAGCCGCTCGTGCCAAGGTGAAAACTGTCATCAAACCGGAGGAAACCTTCTCCATCCTTGAAGTATCCGACAAGAGTTATTATGGATATGGAGATAATTTTGGTCGAGGCGGACAAGCGGTCTATAGTGCTTTGCAACTTGCCCCACTCGAAATCACCAAAAAAGAACTGATGGGTGACACCCAATGGAAAGAGATTTCGCGTGAAGTTGTTGGTGATTATGCAGGGGATCATATCTTCTTGACCGTCGGAGAGAACAATAAAAATTACCAAGGCGACTCCATCTGGCAATCCCTGCCGGCTGTGAAAAACAATCAGGTGTACGAATTGCTGGAAGACCGTTACTGGTACTTCGACCCGATTGCAATTCAAGGTCAGGCTGAAGAATTCGCCGATATGATCGTAGAACGTGCGGAGCAAAATCGCAAATAA
- a CDS encoding ABC transporter ATP-binding protein, producing the protein MLRRFMSYYRPYKRLFILDFSCAIAAALLELAFPLAVNRVVDQLLPAGNWSMILAACAFLLGIYLLSSFFHYAVTYWGHKLGINIESDMRRELFTRVQKQSFRFFDNNKTGHLVSRMTNDLMDIGEIAHHGPEDLFIAFMTLAGAFGIMLGINWQLAVMTFIIVPLMIYLSLYFSRKMSKAFKRMFADIADYNARVENNVSGIRVVQAFANEKHEVGRFVENNERFRLTKLITYRIMAWNSSLSFILMKFVSLFVLVCGTWFVIQGSMTYGEFIAFVMLSNVFLGPIEKINSVIETYPKGIAGFRRYLELLEAVPDVEDTPQAKPISDVKGDIAFYNVTFSYGEHKPTLSEVNLNVQAGQTVALVGPSGGGKTTLCSLIPRFYDVDAGHISIDGIPVKDMTLESLRSHIGIVQQDIFLFDGTIRENIAYGKLNASDDEIWQAIRRAQLEELVQSQPDGLDTMIGERGVKLSGGQKQRLSIARMILKNPPILILDEATSALDTETEAAIQLALSELAQGRTTLVIAHRLATIRHADRIVVVENGSVAEQGSHEELLARKGSYSRLHQAQFG; encoded by the coding sequence ATGCTTCGCCGTTTCATGTCTTATTATCGTCCTTACAAAAGGCTCTTTATATTAGACTTCTCCTGTGCCATCGCCGCCGCGCTGCTCGAGCTGGCCTTTCCACTTGCCGTTAACCGGGTAGTCGATCAACTGCTTCCGGCTGGCAATTGGTCCATGATCTTGGCGGCATGTGCCTTTTTGCTCGGCATCTACCTGCTCAGTTCCTTTTTCCATTATGCCGTCACCTATTGGGGCCATAAGCTCGGTATTAACATCGAATCCGATATGCGTAGAGAACTGTTCACACGTGTACAGAAGCAGTCCTTCCGCTTCTTCGACAACAATAAGACCGGGCATCTGGTCTCCCGTATGACCAACGATCTGATGGATATTGGTGAGATCGCGCATCACGGACCTGAGGACTTATTCATTGCCTTCATGACACTCGCAGGGGCTTTCGGTATTATGCTGGGGATCAACTGGCAGCTCGCTGTGATGACGTTTATCATTGTGCCGCTGATGATCTACCTGTCACTGTATTTCAGTCGCAAAATGTCCAAAGCATTCAAGCGCATGTTTGCAGATATCGCCGATTATAATGCACGGGTAGAGAACAATGTGAGCGGCATCCGTGTGGTTCAGGCTTTTGCCAATGAAAAGCATGAAGTAGGCCGTTTCGTTGAGAACAACGAACGTTTCCGACTGACAAAACTAATCACCTACCGCATTATGGCCTGGAACTCTTCACTTAGCTTCATTCTGATGAAATTTGTATCCCTGTTTGTACTGGTATGTGGAACCTGGTTTGTCATCCAAGGAAGTATGACTTACGGGGAGTTCATCGCTTTTGTAATGTTATCCAATGTATTCCTTGGACCAATCGAGAAGATTAACTCCGTCATTGAGACGTATCCCAAAGGCATCGCCGGTTTCAGACGTTATCTGGAGCTGCTTGAAGCTGTACCGGATGTAGAAGATACACCTCAGGCAAAACCAATTTCGGATGTGAAAGGCGATATTGCCTTCTATAACGTCACCTTTTCTTATGGAGAACATAAACCCACGTTGTCTGAGGTCAACCTTAATGTTCAGGCAGGCCAGACGGTTGCTCTGGTTGGACCCTCAGGAGGAGGCAAAACGACGCTATGCAGTCTGATCCCACGTTTCTACGATGTGGATGCGGGACATATCTCCATTGATGGCATTCCCGTGAAGGACATGACGCTGGAATCACTGCGCTCCCATATCGGGATTGTGCAGCAGGATATTTTCCTGTTTGACGGAACGATTCGTGAAAATATTGCATACGGCAAGCTGAATGCTTCCGATGACGAAATCTGGCAAGCCATTCGCCGGGCCCAACTGGAAGAACTGGTACAATCCCAGCCAGACGGACTAGACACCATGATTGGTGAACGTGGCGTAAAACTCTCCGGCGGACAGAAGCAACGTCTATCCATCGCAAGAATGATCCTGAAGAACCCGCCTATCCTCATTCTGGATGAAGCCACCTCCGCACTCGACACCGAGACGGAAGCTGCCATTCAACTGGCCTTGTCCGAGCTGGCTCAGGGACGTACAACTTTGGTGATTGCTCATCGACTAGCAACTATTAGACATGCGGATCGCATCGTGGTAGTGGAGAACGGCAGCGTTGCTGAACAAGGAAGTCATGAAGAGCTGCTCGCACGTAAAGGCTCGTACAGCCGACTGCATCAAGCCCAGTTTGGTTAA
- a CDS encoding ABC transporter substrate-binding protein, producing MRRLLRSIGMICLLLTLPGCVSQLDQRPGMIVDEEPITLRIAWWGGEFRNNATIAVIDLYEKLNPHVNIEYEYSSFNEYWRKLAPHAAGNALPDIIQMDISYLSQYSSLQLLEDMTPYMQNGLIDTTDIEKEQLESGSLNGKTYGLSLGVNAMLSIYDPEVLKANDIELPTDTWTWADFDRMGEQLLGKGIYLGTYFTPEQFFAYYLRQYGSKLYAEDGKSLGYEDDGLFIDYFGRMQQLAEKKLIFAPDIWTSDIGQPDNDPFYLGEALFSWGYSNQFISTTQRYGKPLTISPMPGPNSQDGLFLKPGMFFSIAGNSRHKEEAAKFISFFVNDLDANLLLKGERGVPVSSRVKERMKLVVEPELAQVFDYIDWVADHSSQMDPPDPVGAPEVTAVLRELYDLLLFGKITPEQAAKIFREQANAILGGK from the coding sequence ATGAGAAGATTATTGCGATCCATAGGCATGATCTGTCTTCTGCTGACTCTTCCTGGCTGCGTGAGCCAACTGGATCAAAGGCCAGGCATGATCGTTGACGAAGAGCCGATAACGCTGCGAATCGCTTGGTGGGGTGGGGAGTTTCGCAACAATGCAACAATCGCCGTTATCGATCTGTATGAAAAGTTGAACCCACATGTAAACATTGAATACGAATATAGCAGCTTCAACGAGTACTGGAGAAAACTTGCCCCACATGCAGCAGGAAATGCGTTGCCCGACATTATCCAGATGGACATCTCCTATCTGTCCCAGTACAGCTCGTTGCAACTGTTGGAGGATATGACGCCGTACATGCAGAACGGACTGATTGACACGACAGATATTGAGAAGGAACAGCTGGAGAGTGGTAGCCTGAATGGCAAAACCTATGGTCTCAGTTTGGGGGTTAACGCCATGCTTAGCATCTATGATCCGGAAGTGTTGAAGGCCAATGATATTGAATTGCCAACGGATACGTGGACATGGGCGGATTTTGACCGTATGGGCGAGCAATTGCTGGGGAAAGGCATTTATCTGGGAACTTATTTCACGCCGGAACAGTTTTTTGCGTATTACTTGAGACAGTATGGTTCCAAGCTATACGCCGAGGATGGCAAGAGTTTGGGTTATGAGGATGATGGATTGTTTATTGATTACTTTGGCAGGATGCAGCAGCTCGCGGAGAAGAAACTTATTTTTGCACCGGATATCTGGACATCCGACATTGGCCAACCCGACAACGACCCGTTTTATCTGGGAGAGGCTTTGTTTAGCTGGGGGTATTCCAACCAATTTATCAGCACCACTCAGCGTTATGGCAAACCCTTAACGATATCCCCGATGCCTGGGCCAAACAGCCAGGATGGGTTGTTTTTGAAGCCTGGCATGTTTTTCTCCATCGCGGGCAATTCCAGACATAAGGAGGAGGCGGCCAAGTTCATCAGCTTTTTTGTAAATGATTTGGATGCCAATCTGCTGCTGAAAGGAGAGCGGGGTGTGCCTGTCTCATCCCGTGTCAAAGAGCGGATGAAGCTGGTGGTTGAACCGGAGCTGGCGCAGGTGTTTGATTATATTGATTGGGTTGCCGATCACAGCAGTCAGATGGACCCGCCTGATCCTGTAGGTGCACCCGAGGTCACTGCGGTGCTGCGGGAGTTGTATGATCTGCTGTTGTTTGGCAAAATTACACCTGAGCAGGCGGCGAAAATTTTCCGTGAGCAGGCAAACGCAATTCTGGGTGGAAAGTGA
- a CDS encoding sensor histidine kinase, with protein MTAYRKLSIKMKMFLMIMVMMAFIIILAFGSLYYTYSVYDKQLFDKSSRLLNLSSSTVDVELQKLEALSLNMISDTQIQRALKSLLDDDSAYSSFIERKKITDRLWEHISGAARYVQSVHLIDSRGRVNKYGETLTVSPEKYDRMIEAAEQANGAVRWLYPDDDDPMLVMVRQVRAYEPMTLEPVGILFLRINIERLVEEYAGMDSRDSDIILKAGSEVVYPYRELPDAVSAGLNPLPGSGGYEVKNLDGREIFLSQKKSAYTGWVYYNMASYDEIFERIIWLKNSLIVVYLIAILVVLALGMVFARSLTRPIRQLISQMKEVQYGDLENMDANLSIPTHQHMDELGLLQRTYRMMITHINTLIKENYASQLVIKETEFKALQAQINPHFLYNALDSIHWLAKKNRQEQISSMVLSLGYLLRSSISFRQNIITLAEELEIVSHYITIQTYRFRQRLDFRLDVPAPYLECAIPKLTLQPLLENAIQYGLEPQVGSCLIRVCAEISGGKLALIVEDHGPGMEPEYVEQVLRGEVKTRGTGIGLLNIRERVRLAFGEEYDVLLESRPGLGTRVTVLLPPPSPGKEDRP; from the coding sequence ATGACAGCCTACCGTAAGCTCAGCATCAAAATGAAAATGTTTCTGATGATCATGGTCATGATGGCGTTTATCATCATCCTGGCATTTGGTTCCTTGTACTATACGTATTCGGTGTATGACAAACAGCTGTTTGATAAGTCGTCTCGTCTTCTGAACCTTTCCTCGTCTACAGTGGATGTTGAACTTCAGAAGTTGGAAGCGTTATCACTAAACATGATCTCTGATACACAGATTCAGAGGGCCTTGAAGTCTTTGCTGGATGATGATAGCGCATATTCAAGCTTTATTGAACGGAAGAAGATCACAGATCGGCTATGGGAGCATATTAGTGGGGCTGCACGATATGTGCAGTCCGTTCATCTGATTGATTCCAGAGGAAGAGTGAATAAATATGGCGAAACACTAACCGTATCCCCTGAAAAATATGATCGGATGATTGAGGCTGCGGAGCAGGCCAATGGTGCAGTACGCTGGCTGTACCCGGATGACGATGACCCGATGCTGGTTATGGTGCGTCAGGTGCGAGCCTACGAACCGATGACCCTGGAACCGGTAGGCATACTGTTTCTGCGTATTAATATTGAGCGACTCGTTGAGGAGTATGCGGGCATGGACAGCCGGGACAGTGACATTATTTTAAAAGCAGGCAGTGAGGTGGTCTATCCTTATCGCGAGCTTCCAGATGCGGTGTCCGCAGGACTGAATCCTCTTCCAGGCAGTGGAGGATATGAGGTCAAAAATCTGGATGGGAGGGAGATATTCCTTTCCCAGAAAAAATCCGCCTATACCGGCTGGGTTTATTATAATATGGCCTCTTATGATGAGATTTTTGAACGTATCATATGGTTGAAGAATAGTTTGATTGTCGTATATCTTATCGCCATTCTGGTTGTCCTCGCGCTTGGTATGGTGTTCGCACGCAGTCTGACAAGGCCGATCAGGCAGCTCATCAGTCAGATGAAGGAGGTTCAGTATGGGGATCTGGAGAATATGGATGCCAATCTGTCCATTCCAACACACCAGCACATGGATGAACTGGGGTTATTACAGCGCACGTATCGAATGATGATTACACATATCAATACATTGATCAAAGAAAATTATGCAAGCCAGCTGGTCATTAAAGAAACGGAGTTTAAGGCGCTTCAGGCGCAGATCAATCCACACTTCCTGTATAATGCACTGGATTCAATCCATTGGCTCGCCAAAAAGAACAGGCAGGAGCAAATCTCCAGTATGGTGCTGTCACTTGGGTATTTACTGCGCTCCTCCATCAGCTTCAGGCAAAATATCATCACCCTTGCCGAAGAGCTGGAGATCGTCAGCCATTATATCACCATTCAGACCTACCGTTTCCGGCAGCGGCTGGATTTTCGCTTGGATGTGCCCGCTCCTTATCTGGAATGTGCCATTCCCAAGTTAACCCTACAGCCATTACTGGAGAATGCCATTCAATACGGATTGGAACCACAGGTTGGATCATGTCTGATTCGAGTGTGTGCCGAGATTTCAGGTGGCAAGCTGGCCCTGATCGTGGAGGATCACGGTCCCGGTATGGAACCCGAATATGTGGAACAAGTGCTGCGTGGTGAAGTGAAGACCAGAGGAACAGGTATTGGTTTGCTGAATATCAGGGAGCGGGTACGTCTGGCTTTTGGCGAAGAATATGATGTTCTGCTGGAGAGCAGGCCGGGGCTTGGAACGAGAGTAACGGTGCTGCTGCCACCCCCATCACCAGGTAAGGAGGATAGGCCATGA
- a CDS encoding ABC transporter substrate-binding protein, giving the protein MKKRMGSILLSSLLTMSLLAGCTGDNEPGNAEPAEGTEPAVQALTEIPLPITNEPFTIDYWRANDAKLTASLNNFGDMAAYKEKEKLTGIQVKFTHPPLGQQRDQFNLLISTKELPDVIYYNWADAVGGPEKMIKDGRIIRLNELIDSYAPNLKRIIESDPDVKKQIALDDGTIYMFPLLKLDALKLNATSGLIMRQDWLDKLNLKVPTNIDEWYTVLKAFKEQDPNGNGKPDELPFTGNWGPGNLTKLHDFAAAFGVIGGFQLNGDKVEFGPIQPGYRDFLETMAKWYKEGLIDPEIMTNDGKAFDYKVTSNLAGAYQGGVFSGMGKYFNLMRDTDPNFNVTGVPWPVSPDGTSYATFNLENKVLSYGEAITASADEDKLKYIVQWMDYNYSEEGSDLFNFGIENDSYVRDGDGVKFTDTIIDNANGLTYDQALASYALSIMDGPINQDSRYLDALLFDDGQRAANAEWMKASSALTLPPIRLSTEEVTTSTSIMSQVNTYLNETMTAIISGQKPITEFDKMTETIKSMDIERAIEVHQAAYDRYQSK; this is encoded by the coding sequence GTGAAAAAAAGAATGGGGTCTATTCTGTTGTCATCGCTACTTACCATGTCTTTGCTGGCAGGCTGTACGGGGGATAATGAACCAGGTAACGCAGAGCCAGCAGAAGGAACAGAACCTGCGGTTCAGGCCTTGACGGAGATACCGCTACCGATTACAAATGAGCCATTTACCATTGACTACTGGCGCGCCAATGACGCCAAACTGACGGCTTCCTTGAACAACTTTGGCGATATGGCGGCTTACAAGGAGAAGGAGAAGTTGACGGGCATCCAGGTGAAGTTCACACATCCTCCGCTTGGACAACAGCGTGACCAATTCAATCTGTTGATCTCCACAAAGGAGCTGCCGGACGTCATTTATTATAACTGGGCAGATGCGGTTGGCGGACCGGAAAAAATGATCAAGGACGGACGAATCATCCGGTTAAATGAATTGATCGACAGTTATGCACCGAATTTGAAGCGGATCATAGAATCCGATCCGGATGTGAAGAAACAGATTGCACTCGACGATGGAACGATCTATATGTTCCCACTGCTGAAGCTGGATGCATTGAAGCTGAATGCCACTTCCGGTTTGATTATGCGCCAGGATTGGCTTGATAAACTGAATCTCAAGGTACCTACCAATATCGATGAGTGGTATACGGTACTCAAGGCATTCAAGGAACAGGACCCTAACGGCAATGGCAAGCCAGATGAGCTGCCATTCACCGGAAACTGGGGACCGGGCAACCTGACCAAGCTCCATGATTTTGCGGCGGCCTTTGGTGTCATCGGTGGCTTCCAGTTGAATGGAGACAAGGTGGAGTTCGGACCGATTCAGCCGGGTTATCGTGATTTCCTGGAGACCATGGCCAAGTGGTACAAGGAAGGGCTGATTGATCCCGAGATCATGACGAATGACGGCAAAGCGTTCGACTATAAAGTCACCAGCAATCTGGCAGGCGCATATCAGGGCGGTGTGTTCAGTGGTATGGGAAAATACTTCAATCTGATGAGAGATACCGATCCGAACTTTAACGTAACCGGTGTACCGTGGCCCGTATCTCCGGATGGAACTTCGTATGCTACCTTCAATCTGGAGAATAAGGTCCTAAGTTATGGTGAGGCTATTACGGCTTCTGCAGACGAAGACAAACTGAAATATATTGTGCAATGGATGGACTACAACTATAGCGAAGAGGGTAGCGATCTGTTCAACTTTGGTATCGAGAATGACAGTTATGTTCGGGACGGAGACGGTGTGAAATTCACCGATACCATCATTGATAATGCAAACGGTCTGACGTATGATCAGGCATTGGCTTCCTATGCCTTGTCCATTATGGACGGTCCAATCAATCAGGATAGCCGTTACCTGGATGCCTTATTATTTGACGATGGACAGCGTGCAGCGAATGCGGAATGGATGAAAGCAAGCTCGGCTTTAACACTCCCACCAATTCGCTTGTCTACAGAAGAGGTAACCACAAGTACGTCCATCATGAGCCAGGTGAATACGTATTTGAATGAGACGATGACAGCCATCATTAGCGGACAGAAGCCGATCACTGAATTTGACAAGATGACCGAAACCATCAAGAGCATGGACATTGAGCGGGCGATTGAGGTTCATCAGGCGGCCTATGACCGATATCAGTCCAAATAA